From Vitis vinifera cultivar Pinot Noir 40024 chromosome 14, ASM3070453v1, a single genomic window includes:
- the LOC132255032 gene encoding uncharacterized protein LOC132255032, translating into MMPVRRISYLLPPPSPILPASTDDRVNMPRPTAAATNTKSFLQPRRTSISLRLPQTSTAQVLQPKRRVSIETLLPEFNSHMITPLTAELKSRGAMGSQSFVRNPYRIQRISRIFSPLPGSRTASGATVQATPTAMRSCSKFMEAGSLRPKLSFVRDPKKILYYTPY; encoded by the coding sequence ATGATGCCTGTCAGAAGAATTTCCTATCTCTTGCCCCCACCATCTCCAATCCTTCCAGCTTCAACAGATGACAGAGTAAACATGCCCAGACCAACAGCTGCAGCAACCAACACAAAATCCTTTTTGCAACCAAGACGGACCTCCATTTCTCTCAGACTTCCTCAAACATCAACAGCACAGGTTCTTCAGCCCAAGAGACGGGTCTCAATTGAAACCCTTCTCCCTGAATTTAACTCACACATGATCACACCCCTTACCGCTGAACTAAAGAGTAGAGGTGCAATGGGCAGTCAGTCCTTCGTGAGGAACCCATATAGGATACAGCGTATATCAAGGATTTTCTCTCCACTGCCAGGGTCGAGGACAGCATCAGGTGCAACAGTGCAGGCAACACCAACTGCCATGAGGAGCTGTAGTAAATTCATGGAAGCAGGTTCATTGAGGCCAAAGCTTTCCTTCGTGAGGGACCCAAAAAAAATTCTGTACTATACCCCCTATTAA
- the LOC100259649 gene encoding probable microtubule-binding protein TANGLED, which yields MVARTPPKQKKIAAPLNPILLRETVKKVDQCMARLQELQYTVAGGTKVISGKSLSPRSTRGYLKTSFRCKQESLRIKNAAPRKSPVGKFAGSTGGEWRRMSLPAMLVGETVGEILQASQFAREIVAATKKTSMDDPKTPVTQGRKQRPQPENTELRARRNREKQVRLQSIRSESDAPSLQRARSRINFKVVSPKKGEFNKENYHLSANRVSPRNRPWARKTVMFPNPLFLHNTASHQQKFCRTRSPVLAKTRELPHKFLIKSPPSASKSQVKIKNLPVSISPTRSTTALGKKSSPKVSAAVKFRRSFSPSRLANRLVSPLKNRKCVQKSDGLMMMSGLKQRPASSLVMPTRLSVERI from the exons ATGGTTGCAAGAACCCCACCAAAGCAGAAGAAAATTGCTGCTCCTCTCAATCCCATTCTTCTCAGAGAAACTGTTAAGAAG GTGGATCAATGCATGGCTCGATTACAAGAGCTTCAGTACACAGTAGCAGGTGGAACAAAGGTCATATCTGGGAAAAGTCTCAGCCCTCGTAGTACCAGAGGTTATCTAAAAACTAGTTTCAGATGCAAGCAAGAGTCTCTCAG GATCAAGAATGCAGCTCCAAGAAAATCTCCAGTGGGAAAATTTGCAGGAAGTACAGGAG GAGAATGGCGTCGAATGTCGCTACCAGCGATGCTTGTGGGAGAAACCGTTGGTGAAATTCTACAAGCTAGTCAATTTGCCAGAGAAATTGTAGCAGCAACGAAGAAAACCTCCATGGATGATCCAAAAACTCCAGTGACTCAAGGGAGAAAGCAGCGGCCACAACCCGAAAACACTGAACTGAGAGCTAGGAGAAACAGGGAGAAACAAGTTAGACTACAGTCTATTCGATCAGAGTCTGATGCTCCATCGCTTCAAAGGGCTCGATCCCGGATTAATTTCAAGGTTGTGTCTCCAAAGAAAGGGGAGTTCAACAAAGAAAACTATCATCTTTCAGCTAACAGAGTGTCTCCCAGGAATAGGCCATGGGCGAGAAAAACTGTGATGTTTCCCAACCCTTTGTTCCTTCACAACACAGCTTCACACCAGCAGAAGTTCTGCAGAACAAGATCTCCAGTGCTGGCAAAAACCCGAGAACTGCCACATAAATTCTTGATCAAGTCCCCACCATCAGCATCCAAATCTCAAGTCAAGATCAAGAACCTGCCTGTTTCCATCTCTCCCACAAGATCAACAACTGCTTTGGGCAAGAAGTCATCACCCAAGGTATCGGCTGCAGTGAAGTTCCGCCGGTCATTTTCACCTTCAAGACTGGCTAACAGACTTGTATCTCCATTGAAGAACAGAAAATGTGTACAGAAGAGCGATGGGTTGATGATGATGAGTGGATTGAAGCAGCGCCCAGCTTCTTCTTTGGTGATGCCAACTCGACTGTCAGTAGAAAGAATTTAA
- the LOC100252731 gene encoding kinesin-like protein KIN-14S, producing the protein MHGSITRSSVHSCRWNKGRIWGDTEPSEYQSLSQNESQMQARVSQEKVEPNWDKMDENDVSMEIQEISLDHNQRLPVSQKIDELSTETQNLKVHTVLCNEVKNIDADSIPGPEVYDALLFLGIEYETLKKKYLEESELLKKKYLEECLERKRLHNEVIELKGSIRVFCRCRPLNQAEIANGSTSIVDFDSSRENELQIICSDSSKKQFKFDHVFRPGSDQEAVFAQTSAIVTSVLDGYNVCVFAYGQTGTGKTFTMEGTPENRGVNYRTLEELFRISRERSNIINYELFVSMLEVYNEKIRDLLVEKSNQPPKKLEVKQAAEGTQEVPGLVEARVYGTDEVWGLLQSGSRNRSVGSTNANELSSRSHCLLRVTVKGENLVNGERTSSHLWLVDLAGSERVGRIEAEGERLKESQFINKSLSALGDVISALASKTAHIPYRNSKLTHILQSSLGGDCKTLMFVQISPSAADLGETLCSLNFASRVRGIGCGPVRKQADLTELFKYKQLAEKLKHEEKETKKLQDVCRSLQEKVRDLENQLAVERKTRLKQPLKTIAEKKPPLGPSKLKMPLKEISNFLPPPSPIPPHKTMSYSSSFLLQQITKKTCSDHQLQQPKQNPFCNQDGP; encoded by the exons GAAAAAGTTGAACCAAATTGGGACAAGATGGATGAGAATGATGTTTCCATGGAAATCCAAGAAATTTCTTTGGATCATAACCAGAGACTTCCGGTTTCTCAGAAAATTGATGAGTTGAGCACCGAGACTCAG AATTTGAAGGTGCACACAGTTTTATGTAATGAAGTGAAGAACATTGATGCAGATTCCATTCCTGGCCCTGAAGTTTATGATGCCCTTCTGTTTCTCG gtATTGAGTATGAAACTTTGAAGAAGAAATATTTGGAAGAGAGTGAGCTTCTGAAGAAGAAGTACCTTGAAGAGTGCTTGGAACGGAAGCGGCTGCACAATGAAGTTATTGAACTCAAAGGCAGCATCAGGGTCTTCTGCAGGTGTAGACCCTTAAATCAAGCTGAAATTGCTAATGGATCTACTTCTATAGTCGACTTTGACTCATCTCGAGAAAATGAGCTTCAAATCATTTGCTCTGATTCTTCAAAGAAGCAATTTAAGTTTGACCATGTGTTCAGGCCTGGGAGTGACCAAG AGGCTGTTTTTGCACAAACTTCAGCAATTGTGACTTCTGTGCTGGATGGGTACAATGTCTGTGTATTTGCCTATGGACAAACTGGAACTGGAAAGACCTTTACAATGGAAGGAACTCCTGAAAATAGGGGAGTCAACTACAGGACTCTGGAGGAGTTGTTCCGAATTTCAAGGGAGCGAAGCaacataataaattatgaattgtTTGTTAGCATGTTGGAGGTTTACAATGAGAAGATCAGAGACCTTTTGGTAGAAAAATCCAACCAGCCTCCTAAGAA GTTGGAGGTCAAACAAGCAGCAGAAGGAACCCAAGAAGTCCCAGGACTAGTTGAAGCCCGTGTTTATGGCACAGATGAAGTGTGGGGACTGCTTCAATCTGGAAGCCGAAATAGATCTGTTGGATCCACTAATGCTAATGAGCTCAGCAGCCGCTCTCACTG CTTGTTGAGAGTGACTGTTAAGGGGGAGAATTTAGTGAATGGGGAGAGGACAAGTAGCCACCTCTGGCTAGTGGACTTGGCTGGAAGTGAGCGGGTGGGGAGGATTGAAGCTGAAGGTGAAAGGTTGAAGGAATCTCAATTTATAAACAAATCGCTCTCAGCACTAGGTGATGTTATCTCTGCCCTTGCATCTAAAACAGCCCACATTCCTTACAG GAACTCCAAGCTCACTCATATTCTACAAAGCTCTCTAG GAGGGGATTGCAAAACCCTAATGTTTGTCCAGATCAGCCCAAGTGCTGCAGACTTAGGAGAGACCCTTTGCTCACTCAACTTTGCCAGCAGAGTCCGGGGAATTGGGTGTGGTCCTGTTCGTAAACAGGCTGATCTCACCGAGCTTTTCAAGTATAAGCAACTG GCAGAAAAGCTAAAGCATGAAGAAAAGGAAACCAAAAAATTACAGGATGTCTGCAGAAGTCTTCAAGAGAAG GTTCGGGACCTTGAAAATCAATTAGCAGTGGAAAGGAAAACCAGATTAAAACAACCCCTGAAGACCATTGCAGAGAAGAAGCCGCCTTTGGGTCCTTCAAAGCTGAAGATGCCTCTGAAAGAAATCTCTAATTTCTTGCCCCCACCATCTCCAATCCCACCCCACAAAACCATGAGTTACTCTTCATCCTTCCTGCTTCAACAGATAACAAAGAAAACATGCTCAGACCATCAGCTGCAGCAACCAAAACAAAATCCCTTTTGCAACCAAGACGGACCATAG